A window of the Clostridia bacterium genome harbors these coding sequences:
- a CDS encoding ECF transporter S component, with protein sequence TVSDTGVIGLIMNIISSCSFACTAAYIYKRKRTLKGAIIGLIIGCLFMTSVMLLWNYLITPIYLGYPRKAVAELLLPAFLPFNLLKGGLNAAITMLLYKPVVGTLRKNNLFPDSAQGEPDKKLNMGVMLVSGLVLITCILLVLVLNGTI encoded by the coding sequence ACAGTAAGCGATACCGGAGTAATAGGATTGATTATGAACATCATATCCAGCTGTTCTTTTGCATGTACAGCAGCCTATATATACAAAAGGAAGCGCACTTTAAAAGGTGCAATAATAGGCCTTATCATCGGCTGCTTGTTTATGACATCCGTTATGCTGCTTTGGAATTATCTCATAACCCCAATTTACCTGGGTTATCCGCGTAAGGCAGTAGCTGAACTGTTGTTACCGGCATTTCTTCCCTTCAACTTACTCAAAGGCGGCTTGAACGCTGCAATTACAATGTTACTCTACAAACCCGTAGTTGGTACCCTGCGTAAAAACAATCTTTTTCCGGATTCTGCCCAAGGGGAACCGGATAAAAAGTTGAATATGGGAGTGATGTTAGTTTCGGGGTTGGTTTTGATAACTTGTATTCTTCTAGTATTAGTGTTAAACGGAACTATTTGA